The following proteins are encoded in a genomic region of Huiozyma naganishii CBS 8797 chromosome 9, complete genome:
- the POL1 gene encoding DNA-directed DNA polymerase alpha catalytic subunit POL1 (similar to Saccharomyces cerevisiae POL1 (YNL102W); ancestral locus Anc_2.176): MSSDKLEKLRKLQAARRGKQDHGYSHSSDEDNDVQLYDEVDENEYKKRKRQELLQDDFVVDDDGEGYIDRGVEEAEEYYSGESDEGDNAKHKKAPKDKKKKTSVQSKNAIGSMLRAQHSKKAANLQKKTLAIDNFDDILGEFDATETKPALHRVIPARLPSSPQESFKRSQDTDSSFSNTVKRQKNDNSAAYELRLNSSPLRNQVSKAKHDITDFDDLLNDVENSPTMTKKPVSSTSTSPLKKTVPVSLDDDDDSDEELVFKKRPMRSVTTSRQVTLNPRSNPNSSPFVTAPGTPVGFIDLKNKEGSLSSNTPQTSTSEPLTFANKYTESQMVESNTGNSFEMFWLDFAEVNNSLVLYGKAKALDGTMVSAMVQINGLCRELYFLPRDGKSAADIEEEILPLLMDKYGLNNIRAKPESKKYAFELPDIPHEKEYLKVLLPYETPKCSHDLLPPDLSSDNFSHVFGGNANIVESFVVQNNVMGPCWLEIKNADFKALQNASHCAIEVAVASPRDVQPINTSDVPELNGMSISIQTVMNSKVNKQEIVAITLSKYNNISLDKPIPEDIKPESVVTLVRPPQGNNFPIGLAKLAQQKLPGTLRLFNNEKTLLSCFCAMVKVADPDVLIGHRLETVYLDILVHRIHEFKIPTFSALGRRVRKVWPDKFGKSHASMNSFFIRDLVSGRLICDIANEMGQSLTPKCQSWDLREMYMVTCNKDHKTLDINYTDPRYQDDASNLNMALQENVANSMIAAEVSFRIQLLSLTKQLTNLAGNAWSQTLGGTRAGRNEYILLHEFSKNGYIVPDKETQKMRNQRQMQMQRNEKGDEDTETTALGSSKKAKYQGGLVFEPEKGLHKNYVLVMDFNSLYPSIIQEFNICFTTVDRNLQDIDELPTVPSDDKNQGVLPRLLANLVERRREVKKVMKTEKDPHKYVQCDIRQQALKLTANSMYGCLGYVNSRFYAKPLAMLVTNKGREVLMNTRQLAETMGLVVVYGDTDSVMIDTGCESYADAIKIGENFKKLVNERYKLLEIDIDNVFKKLLLHAKKKYAALNVTINKAGVEHVKLEVKGLDMRRREFSPLSKDVSTHVLSTVLSDKDPETALQEVYEYLEDIKTKMENNEIRIDKYKINTKISKDPTAYPGGKTMPAVQVALKMRKAGKLVKAGNVITFIITKPKLEDEKSGERSHPAERAFALNDVMDKSNNLQPDPEYYLEKQIFSPVERLLERIEGFDVVRLSQALGLDSKKYLIRASDDANGHGSNSLQPLETTISDMERFKDSSNLELHCPNCSQQFVFGGVIASNFYQMCYNGLQCKKCEHIFTPIQLSCQLESIIRAHISLYYAGWLVCDDMTCGNVTRQISVFGKRCLNEGCTGVMRYRYSDKQLYNQLLYFESLFDCAKNKKQELKAVYYEGDKDYPKEKLSESSVMVLTEQNRELFEINRAVIEKYLSNCGRRYVDMGGIFDFMTN; this comes from the coding sequence ATGAGCAGCGACAAACTGGAGAAGCTGAGGAAGCTTCAGGCGGCGCGCAGAGGTAAACAAGACCACGGTTACTCCCACAGCAGCGATGAGGACAACGATGTTCAGCTGTACGATGAAGTCGATGAGAACGAGTATAAGAAAAGGAAGCGGCAGGAGCTGCTGCAGGACGATTTTGTTGTAGACGATGACGGCGAGGGATATATCGATCGCGGGGTCGAGGAGGCTGAGGAATACTACTCCGGTGAAAGCGACGAGGGCGACAACGCTAAGCATAAAAAGGCGCCAaaggataagaagaagaaaaccAGCGTCCAAAGTAAAAATGCAATTGGGAGCATGTTACGTGCACAGCACTCCAAAAAAGCGGCAAACcttcagaaaaaaacactTGCTATCGACAACTTCGATGACATTCTAGGAGAATTCGATGCAACTGAGACAAAACCTGCCCTGCACCGAGTCATTCCTGCTAGACTTCCCTCATCCCCGCAGgaatctttcaaaagaagTCAGGACACAGATTCAAGCTTTTCGAACACTGTAAAGAggcaaaaaaatgataaCTCTGCAGCATACGAGTTGAGGTTGAACTCCTCCCCGCTCAGGAATCAGGTGTCTAAAGCTAAACATGACATTACAGATTTTGACGATCTTCTAAACGACGTTGAAAACTCTCCAACAATGACTAAAAAACCAGTATCATCGACGTCTACAAGTCCGCTCAAGAAAACTGTCCCAGTAAGTCtggacgacgacgacgacagTGATGAAGAACTTGTCTTTAAAAAGAGACCGATGAGAAGTGTCACTACGTCTAGACAGGTAACGTTGAACCCCAGGAGCAACCCTAATTCATCGCCCTTTGTCACTGCTCCAGGGACACCCGTTGGTTTCATCGATTtgaaaaacaaagaagGTTCGCTGTCAAGCAATACTCCACAGACCTCAACAAGCGAGCCGTTGACTTTTGCAAACAAGTATACCGAATCTCAAATGGTAGAATCTAACACTGGTAACTCTTTCGAGATGTTTTGGCTTGACTTTGCCGAGGTTAACAACAGCTTGGTCCTATACGGGAAGGCCAAAGCTTTGGACGGCACAATGGTATCTGCCATGGTCCAAATCAACGGTCTGTGTAGAGAGCTATACTTTTTACCTAGAGACGGGAAGTCTGCTGCAGatatcgaagaagagattCTGCCGTTACTCATGGACAAATACGGACTAAACAACATTCGTGCCAAACcagaatcaaaaaaatatgcATTTGAACTACCGGATATCCCTCACGAAAAGGAGTACCTGAAGGTCCTGCTTCCATACGAAACACCCAAGTGCAGTCACGACCTCCTGCCTCCCGATCTAAGCAGCGACAATTTTTCCCACGTTTTCGGTGGGAATGCCAACATCGTGGAGAGCTTTGTTGTCCAAAACAATGTAATGGGACCCTGCTGGCTAGAGATAAAAAACGCCGATTTCAAAGCCTTACAAAACGCCTCCCACTGTGCTATCGAGGTCGCGGTAGCCAGTCCACGAGATGTTCAGCCAATCAATACTAGCGATGTGCCTGAACTAAACGGTATGTCCATCTCCATCCAAACTGTAATGAACTCAAAGGTTaacaaacaagaaattgtCGCGATCACACTATCCAAATACAACAACATTTCGTTGGATAAACCCATTCCGGAAGACATAAAGCCTGAAAGTGTTGTGACTTTGGTAAGGCCTCCTCAGGGAAACAATTTCCCAATAGGACTTGCTAAGCTTGCTCAGCAAAAGCTACCTGGGACTTTACGTTTGTTTAACAACGAAAAAACGCTGTTATCGTGTTTCTGTGCTATGGTCAAAGTGGCTGACCCGGATGTTCTAATTGGGCACAGACTAGAAACAGTTTACCTGGATATTTTGGTCCATAGAATACACGAATTCAAGATACCCACCTTTAGCGCTCTAGGACGTAGAGTGAGAAAAGTTTGGCCTGATAAGTTCGGGAAGAGTCATGCCAGTATGAACAGCTTTTTTATACGTGATTTGGTATCTGGGAGACTGATATGTGACATAGCAAACGAAATGGGACAATCGTTAACGCCGAAATGCCAGAGTTGGGACCTACGGGAAATGTACATGGTTACATGCAACAAAGACCATAAAACATTAGACATTAATTACACAGATCCACGGTACCAGGATGATGCCTCTAACTTGAACATGGCGCTACAGGAAAACGTTGCAAATTCTATGATTGCCGCCGAGGTGTCGTTTAGGATACAACTGCTGTCTCTGACGAAACAGTTAACTAACCTTGCGGGCAATGCGTGGTCGCAAACATTAGGGGGTACCCGTGCTGGTAGAAACGAATATATTCTACTGCACGAATTCTCTAAGAACGGCTACATAGTTCCGGATAAGGAAACCCAAAAGATGAGAAATCAAAGGCAGATGCAAATGCAAAGAAACGAGAAAGGTGATGAGGATACCGAAACAACAGCTTTGGGTTCCTCTAAAAAGGCCAAGTACCAAGGTGGTCTAGTTTTCGAGCCCGAAAAGGGGCTGCATAAAAATTATGTTCTGGTGATGGatttcaattctttgtaCCCATCGATTATCCAGGAGTTCAACATTTGTTTTACCACTGTAGACCGGAACTTGCAAGATATTGACGAGTTGCCCACTGTGCCCTCTGATGACAAAAATCAGGGTGTTTTACCCAGATTATTGGCAAATCTTGTCGAACGTCGTCGTGAGGTCAAGAAAGTAATGAAAACGGAGAAGGATCCCCATAAATATGTTCAGTGTGATATCAGACAACAAGCACTGAAGTTGACAGCCAACTCCATGTACGGTTGTTTGGGTTATGTGAACAGTAGATTCTATGCCAAGCCCCTGGCAATGTTAGTTACTAACAAAGGTAGAGAGGTTTTGATGAACACGAGGCAACTTGCGGAAACCATGGgacttgttgttgtctACGGTGACACAGACTCTGTTATGATTGACACTGGGTGTGAAAGTTACGCAGACGCTATCAAGATTGGGGAGAATTTTAAGAAACTGGTTAACGAACGGTACAAACTTTTGGAGATTGATATTGATAACGTTTTTAAGAAGTTGCTCCTTCAcgccaaaaagaaatacgCAGCCTTGAATGTCACAATCAATAAGGCAGGCGTGGAACATGTTAAGTTGGAAGTCAAGGGTCTGGATATGAGACGTCGTGAGTTCAGTCCGCTGTCCAAGGATGTCTCGACGCATGTCTTGAGTACCGTGCTATCTGATAAAGATCCAGAGACGGCACTTCAGGAAGTATACGAGTACCTTGAAGACATTAAGACGAAGATGGAAAACAATGAGATTAGAATTGACAAGTATAAAATTAACACAAAGATATCCAAAGATCCTACCGCATACCCTGGGGGTAAAACGATGCCCGCTGTCCAAGTGGCGTTGAAGATGCGGAAAGCCGGAAAACTAGTTAAAGCTGGAAACGTTATTACTTTCATTATCACGAAACCTAAACTTGAGGACGAGAAAAGCGGCGAGCGGTCCCACCCAGCCGAAAGGGCGTTTGCACTGAACGATGTTATGGATAAGAGTAACAATTTACAGCCAGATCCTGAGTACTACCTGGAGAAGCAAATTTTCTCCCCCGTGGAAAGACTTCTCGAAAGGATAGAAGGGTTTGATGTCGTCCGTTTGAGTCAAGCATTAGGACTGGACAGTAAGAAATACTTGATTAGAGCGAGCGACGATGCTAATGGTCATGGAAGCAACAGTCTACAACCTTTAGAGACTACGATTTCGGATATGGAACGGTTCAAAGATTCCTCTAATTTGGAGCTACACTGTCCAAATTGCTCCCAACAATTTGTATTTGGTGGTGTTATTGCGTCCAACTTCTATCAAATGTGCTACAATGGGCTGCAGTGTAAGAAATGTGAACATATTTTTACTCCAATACAACTGTCATGCCAGTTGGAAAGTATAATCAGAGCGCACATATCTCTGTACTATGCGGGCTGGTTGGTTTGCGATGACATGACTTGTGGCAACGTCACTAGACAGATTTCGGTCTTCGGTAAGCGTTGTCTGAACGAGGGATGTACTGGCGTAATGAGGTATAGGTATTCGGATAAGCAGCTGTACAACCAGCTACTATACTTCGAGTCCCTCTTTGATTGTGCCAAAAATAAGAAGCAAGAGCTGAAAGCTGTGTATTACGAGGGAGATAAGGACTATCCGAAGGAAAAGTTATCGGAGTCATCCGTAATGGTCTTGACGGAGCAGAACAGGGAACTATTTGAAATCAACCGTGCTGTCATAGAAAAGTACCTGAGCAACTGTGGTCGTCGGTACGTTGACATGGGAGGTATATTTGATTTCATGACCAATTGA
- the MET4 gene encoding Met4p (similar to Saccharomyces cerevisiae MET4 (YNL103W); ancestral locus Anc_2.174) → MDYNNEFVNLYGKDAETDGDVTQRTKDPPTGATAAAQTTADPMAAPTDVFGTEHASLSELDGANITPNILLEQLAYVDNFMPTVSQDFMNLDSWILNESAPNAGGDSNGTHTMDPNNALQQLPGGNSTSTFGLDEQLAAELSAFADDAFVFPDEDKPLRAGGGGSGGEDGEDDEDEAENSDDDDGVKKDSHFLTQRRNTFLTSQYSHSKSRFSANKRKLARRDDDATAKDDVQTDVEVTSFSSEHTSPRAALSNTPPSTTNAAGSPDHGGFTNYEIGESNKTESVIDPLLPHRRHTPSVSSSLNNVLAARREDDEEATPAATTEAQIKLPDYSKIPTDTLVALLPTIEIPRGIQETLTDAGFNAEQIQALSAILAYHEQGRSLTQAPSDGELHSRVNDLDDSDPLKRSVSVILGLAKEKERFAQENESTYISSLIESSNKRLNELKNKLDQQSHAKKRPLLEPEQEDAHTVQRPPVKKRQKEKELEKSLKELNELASSLQQRIHTLELENKLLKNLVMNSVESEGIEKAESIKQKLLKNISDENL, encoded by the coding sequence ATGGACTACAACAACGAGTTTGTCAACTTGTACGGGAAGGATGCAGAGACAGATGGTGACGTGACTCAGAGGACTAAAGATCCTCCTACTGGTGCAACGGCAGCGGCACAGACAACAGCAGATCCAATGGCGGCCCCAACGGATGTGTTTGGTACGGAACACGCGTCGCTGAGTGAGCTGGACGGTGCTAATATCACTCCGAACATCCTGCTGGAACAACTGGCATACGTCGATAACTTCATGCCTACCGTGTCGCAGGACTTCATGAACCTGGACTCGTGGATCTTGAACGAGTCTGCTCCGAATGCTGGTGGTGACAGTAACGGTACACACACGATGGACCCGAATAACGCTCTGCAGCAATTACCGGGCGGTAACTCAACTTCCACTTTCGGTCTTGACGAACAACTGGCCGCTGAATTGAGTGCATTTGCAGATGATGCCTTCGTTTTCCCAGATGAGGATAAACCACTGAGGGCcggcggtggtggtagtggtggtgaagacggcgaggacgacgaggacgaggcAGAAAACagcgatgacgatgacggtGTGAAGAAGGACTCACATTTCTTGACgcagagaagaaacacGTTCTTGACGTCGCAGTACAGCCATTCGAAGTCCAGGTTTTCCGCcaacaagaggaaactcGCCAGGCGGGACGACGATGCAACTGCGAAGGACGACGTACAGACGGATGTCGAAGTCACCTCTTTCTCCTCAGAGCATACATCTCCTAGGGCAGCACTCTCCAATACACCTCCGTCAACCACCAACGCGGCAGGCTCACCAGACCACGGAGGGTTCACCAACTACGAGATAGGCGAATCCAACAAAACAGAGAGCGTGATAGACCCGCTGCTGCCGCACAGGAGACACACCCCGTCCGTATcgtcctctttgaacaacgtGCTGGCCGCGAGACGcgaagacgacgaggaAGCAACCCCAGCGGCGACGACAGAGGCACAGATCAAACTGCCAGACTACTCAAAGATCCCAACAGACACATTGGTGGCGCTCCTGCCCACTATCGAAATACCGCGTGGCATACAGGAGACTTTGACCGATGCGGGGTTCAATGCGGAGCAGATACAGGCTCTATCTGCAATCTTGGCGTACCACGAGCAGGGCAGGTCGTTGACACAGGCGCCCTCGGACGGCGAACTGCACTCCCGCGTGAATGACCTTGACGATAGCGACCCATTGAAGCGCAGCGTATCCGTGATACTCGGGCTTGCTAAGGAAAAGGAACGGTTCGCTCAGGAAAACGAGTCGACATACATATCCTCGCTGATCGAGTCGAGCAACAAGCGACTCAACGAACTGAAGAACAAGCTGGACCAGCAGTCACACGCAAAGAAGAGGCCGCTGCTGGAAcctgaacaagaagacgcTCACACAGTACAGAGACCCCCAgtgaaaaagagacagaaggagaaggaactggaaaaatCGCTGAAGGAGTTGAACGAACTGGCCAGCTCGTTGCAGCAGAGAATCCACACTCTCGAACTGGAGAACAAGCTGCTCAAAAACCTCGTTATGAACTCAGTGGAGTCAGAGGGCATAGAGAAGGCTGAATCGatcaaacagaaactgctcaagAATATCTCAGACGAGAACTTGTAA